TTGACGATCTTCGTGCCCAACCCCGTTCCGCCGGCTTTCCGGCTCAGGACGCGGGTTGTGAACAGACTGTCGCGGATCGCGGGTGGCATGCCCCTGCCTGTATCTTGCACGGTGAGCACGATGGACCTGCCTGCTGTGTCGAGGCTACCGCGGATCGTGATGGAGCCGCGCGGAGGAACCTCCGGAACAGCATTGTGAACCAGGTTGTAGAGTGCTGAATAGAGCCGCTGCTCGTCGGCCATGATCGGCGGCAAGTTGTCGAGCCCTTCCATCCGAAGCGCAATCTGCTTCTGATCCAACAGTACCTGCAAGGATGTCGCAACGCTGTCAGCAACCTTCACAAGGTGGCAGGACTCGAACCTCTGCGGCGCGCGGGTGGCTGCGACATAATCCGCAATCCCCTTCATCCGACCCTGAATGCGCTCGGACGTATTTCGCAACATCTGGATCACTTCGTCGCACACCTGGTGACTGGCCTGGGCTCGGACCGCTTCGATCTCGGGCAGTTTCTTGAACAGCTCGTCGAGTTCCCCCGCGAGCAGGTCCGTGCCCGTGACAAGCGGCATTAGGAGATTCTTGACGTCATGACTGATCTCTCCCAGCAGCCTGGTAATCTCGCTTTTCAATCCATTGCGCTCCAGCGCCTTGGCAATGATGGAGTCCAGGTGGCCGGATTCGAACGGCTTGGTGAGGAAATCGGCAGCCCCTTCCTTCATGGCCTCCACGGCCAGCCCGATGGTGCCGTGCGCAGTCAGGATGATGACCGGCAGGTCCGGCCAGCGCCGCCTGATCTGCTTGAGGGCTTCAATGCCGCTCATGCGCGGCATTTCCATGTCGAGGAAGACGAGGTCGGCCGGTTGCGACTCCAGCGCGGTCAGGGCGGCTTGCCCATCGTCGGCGGAGGTCACGTCATGCCCCAACCAACTGAGCCGGTCCGAGAGGCTCAAGACAATATCCGGCTCATCATCGGCGACAAGGATACGAATGCCCATGGTTCTCCTTCAGGCGAACCCGAAGAAGCCAGCACCGCTCGCCATGTGTCTGCCGCAAGCGAGAAGGAAGAAGATGACGAAGGAAAACGGAGAGGCCATGCTGAATGCCTCACC
The DNA window shown above is from Nitrospira tepida and carries:
- a CDS encoding ATP-binding response regulator, which encodes MGIRILVADDEPDIVLSLSDRLSWLGHDVTSADDGQAALTALESQPADLVFLDMEMPRMSGIEALKQIRRRWPDLPVIILTAHGTIGLAVEAMKEGAADFLTKPFESGHLDSIIAKALERNGLKSEITRLLGEISHDVKNLLMPLVTGTDLLAGELDELFKKLPEIEAVRAQASHQVCDEVIQMLRNTSERIQGRMKGIADYVAATRAPQRFESCHLVKVADSVATSLQVLLDQKQIALRMEGLDNLPPIMADEQRLYSALYNLVHNAVPEVPPRGSITIRGSLDTAGRSIVLTVQDTGRGMPPAIRDSLFTTRVLSRKAGGTGLGTKIVKDAVDAHGGQISVESQEGKGTTFVIRLPIHLSPVSEKSAGSV